A region from the Luteitalea sp. genome encodes:
- a CDS encoding TonB-dependent receptor plug domain-containing protein: MTVKLAWRTRMVGMRCAAAVAILALAGLSTTARAQVLYGSIVGTVTDSSNLAVPGATVVITHGETNQSRETITNETGGYTFPNVAAGTYRVDVSLPGFQPFSARDVLVRLNATVRVNARLSVEALEESVRVSANAALLQTETAAVQSQLVRETLENIPVNGRSFQSLLVLTPGVAQPNYFQTGGINNPSRSMQISVNGAPNQNTVVRIDGVSATNQWIEGLQAYSPAMEAIETVNIVTNSFDAEQGMAGGASVNVQIKSGTNTLQGSAFDYLTTAALRSRNFFLPRDQEKIKDDKNVFGGTIGGPIKRDKLFYFASIESTVQRTVGGPYATQASGSATQFLSLPPAAIRAGDFSSTGTVIYDPLTGAADGTGRMPFAFANCPGLTSSAGPRFDACNFIPANRIDPAARSILARLPQPTLPGNANNYFATPDYNSNFHKIDTKLTWNANSRVNVNTRVSYLPSSERASGLYPAVGGEELNPLALGTTLDSNVSSASLSATAIVSSNFVIDGLFGFTRQHTYHEPPGPPTCWGAEVGIPNACQPPLQRDYALPRIDIAGWSSYGNGTFPNDNTGSVFDYLDPQWQWVMNASWNKGSHNIKFGLDVHRLHMNHYEIVAPNFSFTGGATALNGGESQNLFNSYADFLLGLPNSRSTALQNPLIDDDNGSQERSATLRSWEYGLYIRDQWQMTRKLTVSAGLRWEYYPVPMRADRGIEIFDFTTNSVLLCGVGNNDPTCGITVQKNLFTPRVGVAYRATDSLVIRAGFSRNPQNQNMVSFRLRNFPVHVGITDVGETPFTPVGSISDGYPALPIIDVASGSLALPAGAGVTTLENTDTFMRGHITSFNVSVQKLLPYDITAQLGYVGSRQNDMMRGQNLNYGQIGGGPASQPFNQAGLPGGVQTTAAISAIRPQGVSNMTRCRRT; the protein is encoded by the coding sequence TCGGAACCGTGACGGATTCCTCCAATCTCGCCGTTCCGGGTGCGACCGTGGTCATTACACACGGTGAGACCAATCAGTCCCGTGAAACGATCACCAATGAGACGGGAGGCTACACGTTCCCAAACGTTGCCGCTGGCACCTATCGGGTCGACGTGTCGTTACCGGGGTTTCAGCCGTTCAGCGCGCGTGATGTCCTCGTCCGACTCAACGCCACCGTTCGTGTCAACGCGAGGCTCAGCGTGGAAGCGCTCGAAGAATCGGTGCGCGTCTCTGCAAATGCCGCCCTCCTCCAGACCGAGACGGCCGCTGTTCAATCGCAGTTGGTCCGCGAGACGCTCGAGAACATCCCGGTGAACGGCAGGAGCTTTCAGAGTCTGCTCGTGCTCACACCTGGCGTTGCGCAGCCGAACTACTTCCAGACCGGCGGCATCAACAACCCTTCTCGCTCGATGCAGATTTCCGTGAACGGAGCGCCCAACCAGAACACCGTCGTCCGCATCGATGGCGTCAGCGCCACGAATCAGTGGATCGAGGGCCTGCAAGCCTACAGCCCCGCCATGGAGGCCATCGAGACGGTCAACATCGTCACCAACAGCTTCGACGCGGAGCAAGGGATGGCGGGCGGTGCGTCGGTGAACGTCCAGATCAAGAGCGGCACCAACACCCTGCAAGGCTCGGCGTTCGACTATCTGACGACCGCGGCATTGCGCAGCCGCAACTTTTTCCTGCCACGCGATCAAGAGAAGATCAAAGACGACAAGAACGTGTTCGGCGGGACCATTGGCGGCCCCATCAAGCGCGACAAGCTCTTCTACTTCGCCAGCATCGAGTCAACGGTCCAGCGGACGGTCGGCGGCCCCTACGCGACTCAGGCGTCCGGCTCCGCAACGCAGTTTCTCTCACTCCCGCCCGCAGCGATTCGCGCTGGCGACTTCTCGTCGACCGGCACGGTTATCTACGATCCGTTGACGGGCGCCGCGGACGGAACGGGCCGGATGCCCTTCGCGTTCGCCAACTGCCCCGGGCTCACGTCCTCCGCCGGCCCGCGGTTCGACGCGTGCAACTTCATCCCGGCGAATCGGATCGACCCCGCCGCCAGGAGCATCCTGGCGCGGCTGCCGCAGCCGACGCTTCCCGGAAACGCGAACAACTACTTCGCCACGCCGGACTACAATTCGAACTTCCACAAAATCGACACGAAGCTGACGTGGAACGCGAATAGTCGGGTGAACGTGAACACCCGAGTCAGCTATCTGCCGAGCAGCGAGCGCGCCTCCGGTCTTTACCCGGCCGTCGGCGGAGAGGAGCTCAATCCGTTGGCGCTCGGCACGACGCTCGACTCGAACGTGAGCAGTGCGTCCCTATCGGCAACGGCAATTGTGTCGTCGAACTTCGTCATCGACGGCCTCTTTGGGTTCACCCGGCAACACACGTATCACGAGCCGCCAGGACCGCCGACGTGCTGGGGCGCGGAGGTCGGCATTCCGAACGCGTGTCAACCGCCGCTGCAGCGTGACTATGCCCTACCGCGCATCGACATCGCGGGCTGGAGCTCCTACGGAAACGGCACGTTCCCCAACGACAACACGGGATCGGTCTTCGACTACCTCGACCCGCAGTGGCAGTGGGTCATGAACGCGAGCTGGAACAAGGGCAGCCACAACATCAAGTTCGGCCTCGACGTCCATCGACTGCACATGAACCATTACGAGATCGTCGCGCCGAATTTCAGCTTCACCGGTGGTGCGACGGCCCTCAACGGCGGCGAGAGCCAGAACCTCTTCAACTCGTACGCGGACTTCCTGCTCGGGCTGCCCAACTCTCGGAGCACCGCGCTGCAGAACCCGCTGATCGACGATGACAACGGAAGCCAGGAGCGGTCCGCCACGCTCCGCAGTTGGGAATATGGCCTCTACATCCGCGACCAGTGGCAGATGACCCGCAAGCTCACCGTCTCCGCAGGTCTCCGGTGGGAGTACTACCCGGTCCCGATGCGTGCCGATCGGGGCATCGAGATCTTCGATTTCACGACCAACAGCGTTCTGCTCTGCGGCGTCGGGAACAACGACCCGACGTGCGGCATCACGGTCCAGAAGAACTTGTTCACACCGCGCGTGGGCGTCGCGTATCGGGCCACCGATTCCTTGGTCATTCGCGCCGGTTTCTCGCGCAACCCACAGAACCAGAACATGGTGAGCTTCCGGCTTCGCAACTTCCCAGTGCATGTCGGTATCACCGATGTGGGTGAAACCCCGTTTACGCCGGTGGGCAGCATCAGCGACGGATATCCGGCGTTGCCAATCATCGACGTCGCGAGCGGTAGCCTCGCGCTACCCGCCGGAGCGGGCGTCACGACGCTGGAGAACACGGATACGTTCATGCGCGGCCACATCACGTCGTTCAACGTGTCCGTGCAGAAGCTGCTCCCCTACGACATCACGGCGCAGCTTGGATACGTCGGCAGCCGCCAGAACGACATGATGCGCGGCCAAAACCTCAACTACGGCCAGATCGGGGGCGGACCGGCGAGCCAGCCGTTCAATCAAGCCGGCTTACCGGGCGGGGTGCAGACGACCGCGGCCATCAGCGCGATTCGCCCGCAGGGCGTGTCCAATATGACTCGCTGCAGGCGAACGTGA